The following are encoded in a window of Brevibacillus sp. DP1.3A genomic DNA:
- a CDS encoding endospore germination permease produces MSAQTLAEKMISKNHMGINIASVTIGVGILTFPRSLAKATGAFDGWISVVISGLCACLIGWLLAKLAARFPRKTFFEYSSIIASKPIAYILTFLVCIYTMLFVSFEIRAIGNIAKQYLFYNTPVEMITLSFLLIVQYSVVGSRIAMLRLNLLFLPVVLVVMFIVLLFTTQLFEVENIRPFFSSDWRSLLAGSKDVGLSYSGFEIILFYAMLMKNPQEGTRAVTLGLSIPILLYMTIYMFIIGVFSADVATNLTYPTIELAKEVEIPGGFFERVESIFFTIWIMTIFNTCAMWLDITVLNLSSMFFKVHKTVWVLILSPVIYFVAMLPQNLVDFFTFADSVTYFGIAVVYLCPILLLVIAVLRGVKSNE; encoded by the coding sequence GTGAGTGCACAAACCTTGGCGGAGAAAATGATCAGCAAAAATCATATGGGGATTAACATTGCCTCAGTCACAATCGGCGTCGGCATCCTGACTTTTCCCCGCTCCTTAGCCAAGGCGACCGGAGCATTCGATGGATGGATTTCCGTCGTGATCAGCGGTCTTTGTGCGTGTCTGATTGGCTGGCTGCTCGCCAAGCTGGCGGCTCGGTTTCCGAGAAAAACCTTCTTTGAATACAGCTCCATCATTGCGAGCAAACCGATCGCCTACATCTTGACCTTTCTCGTCTGTATTTACACGATGCTATTTGTCTCGTTTGAAATCAGGGCAATCGGAAACATCGCCAAGCAGTACCTGTTCTACAATACCCCGGTGGAAATGATCACGCTCTCCTTTCTCTTGATCGTTCAATATTCCGTCGTTGGATCACGTATTGCCATGCTGCGGCTCAACTTGCTGTTTTTGCCTGTGGTTCTTGTCGTCATGTTCATTGTCTTGCTTTTTACGACTCAGTTATTTGAGGTCGAAAATATACGTCCCTTCTTCTCTTCGGACTGGCGCTCTCTCTTGGCAGGTTCCAAAGATGTCGGGCTGTCTTATTCCGGCTTTGAAATCATTCTTTTCTATGCCATGTTGATGAAAAATCCCCAAGAAGGTACACGGGCTGTTACGTTAGGTCTTTCGATCCCTATTCTGCTCTACATGACCATCTACATGTTCATCATCGGTGTATTCTCTGCTGACGTTGCAACGAATTTGACCTATCCAACCATTGAGCTGGCAAAAGAGGTAGAAATCCCTGGGGGCTTTTTTGAACGGGTGGAATCCATCTTCTTTACCATCTGGATCATGACGATCTTCAACACTTGTGCAATGTGGCTCGATATTACGGTGCTGAACTTGTCGTCTATGTTTTTTAAAGTGCACAAAACCGTGTGGGTCCTGATCCTCTCTCCCGTCATTTATTTTGTCGCGATGCTTCCACAAAACTTGGTCGACTTCTTTACATTCGCTGACAGTGTCACCTATTTCGGGATCGCTGTCGTCTATTTATGTCCCATATTGCTGCTCGTAATCGCCGTTTTGCGAGGTGTCAAAAGCAATGAATAG
- a CDS encoding dynamin family protein, producing MEKGGIEVLDSQVLIRETDFSRLAHIWEELAEVMKSQGDETTSHKLIQLAAKTKRAELNIAFCGHFSAGKSTMINTLLGVNLLPSNPIPTSANVVKIRGGEKAARVFTMNNGVLTFDPDTEMEKLKQFAVDGDTVESVEVSYPGTFLDEYASLLDTPGIDSTDAAHKIATESALHLADVVIYMMDYNHVQAEENFNFTKTLKDRGKPVYLVVNMIDKHIDFELDFDSYKESVEEAFATWNIHPDGIFYTSLAEPDHPENMYAEFKGMLAQLIADREKLVDTSVRSAAEHLIDEHIQVVRTSQADQRQQWEAQLDGLEVEGIDSRNAAAVQKALEQEEATATALEQRAEDARMQMEKELSVLLDNARLTYFSTNEAARSYLESRKPGFKVGLLFAGKKTEEERARREEALLVEFREKVAGNLDFHFKEWLGKQPQVFDLRSEEYHASVHATKIEITGEFLSKHIKEGAASSEYVLNYCADISSGMKLEYRRVGLSFIAQVVEMIKEQVRVESAAQGERLGVLREMAALHQTLTGLAAREEETKGRLLAIMRGGEQVA from the coding sequence ATGGAGAAGGGTGGAATAGAAGTGCTTGACAGTCAAGTATTGATCCGGGAAACGGACTTTTCCCGACTGGCACATATATGGGAAGAACTCGCGGAAGTAATGAAATCGCAGGGAGACGAAACCACGTCACACAAGCTCATTCAACTGGCCGCGAAAACAAAGCGCGCTGAGTTGAATATTGCGTTTTGCGGACATTTTTCCGCTGGAAAATCAACGATGATTAACACGCTTCTGGGTGTCAATTTGCTGCCGTCCAATCCGATTCCGACTAGTGCGAATGTCGTCAAGATTCGCGGCGGAGAAAAAGCGGCTCGCGTCTTCACCATGAACAACGGAGTCCTTACATTTGATCCAGATACGGAGATGGAGAAGCTCAAGCAGTTTGCTGTTGACGGAGATACGGTAGAATCCGTAGAGGTTTCCTATCCGGGAACATTCCTTGACGAATACGCCAGCTTGCTCGATACCCCGGGCATTGACTCCACGGATGCGGCACACAAAATCGCTACAGAATCTGCGCTGCATTTGGCTGACGTCGTCATTTACATGATGGATTATAACCATGTTCAAGCCGAAGAGAACTTCAACTTTACGAAGACGTTGAAGGACCGTGGCAAGCCAGTCTATCTGGTTGTGAACATGATTGATAAACATATTGATTTCGAATTGGATTTTGATAGCTATAAGGAAAGTGTCGAGGAGGCATTCGCGACCTGGAACATTCATCCGGATGGTATTTTTTACACGTCTCTTGCGGAGCCAGATCATCCTGAGAACATGTATGCGGAATTTAAGGGCATGCTTGCACAGTTGATCGCTGATCGTGAAAAGCTGGTTGACACGAGCGTTCGCAGTGCTGCCGAGCATTTGATTGACGAACACATCCAAGTAGTAAGAACAAGCCAGGCAGATCAACGCCAGCAGTGGGAAGCCCAGCTGGATGGTCTGGAAGTAGAAGGCATCGACAGTCGTAATGCAGCGGCTGTGCAGAAAGCGCTTGAGCAGGAGGAAGCCACAGCAACGGCTCTAGAGCAGCGTGCTGAGGATGCCCGAATGCAGATGGAAAAAGAGCTGAGTGTACTTTTGGACAACGCTCGTTTGACTTATTTCAGCACGAACGAAGCAGCACGAAGCTATTTGGAGAGCCGCAAGCCGGGCTTCAAGGTGGGATTGTTGTTTGCAGGCAAGAAGACAGAGGAAGAACGCGCACGTCGCGAAGAAGCCCTTCTCGTCGAGTTCCGCGAAAAAGTGGCGGGAAATCTCGACTTCCATTTCAAAGAATGGCTCGGCAAGCAGCCGCAAGTGTTTGATTTGCGGAGCGAAGAATATCACGCCAGCGTTCACGCGACCAAGATCGAGATTACGGGCGAGTTCCTGAGCAAGCACATCAAAGAGGGTGCGGCTTCGAGTGAGTACGTCCTGAACTACTGTGCGGATATTTCCAGCGGGATGAAGCTGGAGTACAGACGCGTGGGCCTGTCCTTCATTGCACAAGTGGTTGAGATGATCAAAGAGCAGGTGCGTGTAGAAAGTGCAGCTCAAGGTGAGCGCCTTGGCGTATTGCGTGAAATGGCAGCGCTGCATCAAACGCTGACAGGACTGGCAGCGAGAGAAGAAGAAACCAAGGGTCGTCTGTTGGCGATTATGCGTGGAGGAGAACAAGTAGCATGA
- a CDS encoding spore germination protein, with product MMRRFLSQRRQKKTPSLIAQRLQQRNDPTLTLSTSLQQNMETFKTVLGSPHDLLIRSFTIGNTKHSCAVIAIDGLANCDMLDTQVLGQIQLMISTASKVVPTEPDEIVQMLYEEVLSVVEISKATDLTKILEGILSGDTAIFVDGSTEVIIVDSKGWKTRSIEEPVSEGLVRGPRDGFTESIRDNTVHIRRRIKDPNLRFEGSIIGRRSRTDVIIAYIENIVDPELLDEVRRRISTIDVDEIEESGFIEQWIEDDFLSPFPQIHNTERPDKVSGALFQGRIAILVDSTPMVLILPVTIGLLLHSPEDYYERWIVGSLARLLRYLAAFLAVYSPAFYIALVTFHPGLIPSDLAFSIAATRDGVPFPAFVEAIMMVTTMELLQEAGIRLPKSIGQTIGIVGGLVIGDAAVSAGIVSPVMVIVVALTAIASFAIPSYHLAIAFRMIRFFAMLMAAIFGIYGVVLSLIAIMIHLSNLTSIGYPYLAPLAPHMPRDWKDLILRAPVTFLKTRPDALHTKDENRMNTGGS from the coding sequence ATGATGCGCAGATTTTTGTCCCAGCGTCGCCAAAAGAAAACTCCCTCTCTTATCGCACAGCGTTTGCAGCAGCGAAATGATCCTACGCTTACGCTATCGACCAGTTTGCAGCAAAATATGGAGACGTTCAAGACCGTGCTGGGCAGCCCACACGATTTATTAATTCGTTCCTTTACGATCGGCAACACTAAACATTCCTGTGCCGTTATTGCGATTGATGGATTGGCGAACTGCGATATGCTGGATACGCAAGTCCTCGGACAAATCCAGTTGATGATCTCGACTGCTTCCAAAGTAGTACCGACTGAACCAGATGAGATTGTCCAGATGCTATATGAGGAAGTCCTTTCTGTCGTTGAAATATCGAAAGCAACAGATTTGACAAAAATACTCGAAGGCATTCTTTCCGGGGACACAGCCATTTTTGTAGATGGATCGACCGAAGTCATTATTGTCGACAGCAAGGGATGGAAAACTCGCTCCATTGAAGAGCCGGTCTCCGAAGGCTTGGTGCGAGGTCCGCGGGACGGCTTTACGGAGAGTATCCGAGACAACACCGTTCATATACGCAGACGTATCAAAGACCCGAACTTGCGCTTTGAAGGGTCCATCATAGGCAGACGCAGCCGAACAGATGTGATCATCGCCTACATTGAAAACATCGTTGATCCAGAACTACTGGATGAAGTGAGACGGCGAATCTCTACGATCGATGTTGACGAGATAGAAGAGTCCGGTTTTATCGAGCAATGGATTGAAGATGATTTTCTGTCGCCTTTTCCGCAGATTCATAATACGGAGCGTCCCGACAAAGTCAGTGGAGCATTGTTTCAAGGCCGCATTGCGATATTGGTGGACAGCACTCCCATGGTGCTCATTTTGCCTGTGACGATTGGCTTGCTCCTGCATTCACCAGAGGATTACTACGAGCGTTGGATTGTCGGTTCATTAGCTAGACTGTTGCGGTATTTGGCAGCCTTTCTGGCCGTCTATTCGCCCGCTTTCTATATCGCTCTCGTCACCTTTCACCCTGGCTTGATCCCGTCTGATCTCGCCTTCTCGATTGCAGCCACACGTGATGGGGTTCCGTTTCCGGCCTTCGTAGAAGCGATCATGATGGTGACAACGATGGAGCTGTTGCAGGAAGCCGGAATACGCTTACCGAAATCGATCGGCCAAACCATCGGAATTGTCGGGGGTCTCGTCATCGGTGACGCAGCGGTTTCTGCGGGCATCGTCAGTCCTGTCATGGTTATCGTCGTCGCCCTCACTGCCATCGCTTCTTTTGCCATCCCTTCTTATCACCTTGCCATCGCCTTTCGAATGATTCGTTTTTTCGCCATGCTTATGGCAGCCATTTTTGGTATATATGGCGTGGTGTTAAGCTTGATTGCCATCATGATTCATTTATCCAATCTGACCAGCATCGGGTACCCTTATTTGGCGCCTCTTGCTCCACATATGCCGCGAGACTGGAAGGATTTGATTTTGCGCGCACCTGTTACCTTTTTGAAAACCCGACCAGATGCCCTTCACACAAAAGATGAAAACCGAATGAATACAGGAGGGTCGTAA